A window from Vulcanimicrobium alpinum encodes these proteins:
- a CDS encoding ABC transporter ATP-binding protein, with protein sequence MSALLEVENLVARYGRITALEGISLAVNEGEIVTLIGANGAGKTTTLRAISGLVRPTSGAIRFAGRDLARLAPSEIVRAGIGHSPEGRRVFPRMSVRENLELGAYTRTSKAEIADDTERVLTIFPRLKERYEQKAGTMSGGEQQMLAMARALMSRPKLLLLDEPSLGLAPKLVQTIFDVIRDINARGTTILLIEQNARQALAVATRGYVLEVGKIAHSGGSAELSASEAVRAAYLGGAA encoded by the coding sequence GTGAGCGCGCTCCTCGAAGTGGAGAATCTCGTCGCGCGCTACGGACGGATCACCGCGCTCGAAGGGATCTCGCTCGCCGTGAACGAGGGCGAGATCGTCACGCTGATCGGCGCCAACGGCGCCGGCAAGACGACGACGCTGCGCGCGATCAGCGGTCTGGTCCGTCCGACGTCGGGAGCGATCCGCTTCGCCGGCCGCGATCTCGCCCGTCTCGCGCCCAGCGAGATCGTCCGCGCCGGGATCGGGCACTCGCCGGAGGGCCGGCGCGTCTTTCCGCGGATGTCGGTCCGCGAGAACCTCGAACTCGGCGCATACACGCGCACATCGAAGGCGGAGATCGCCGACGACACCGAGCGCGTGCTCACGATCTTCCCGCGGCTCAAAGAACGCTACGAGCAGAAGGCGGGAACGATGTCTGGCGGCGAGCAGCAGATGCTCGCGATGGCGCGCGCGCTGATGTCGCGCCCGAAGCTGCTGCTCCTCGATGAACCGTCGCTCGGCCTGGCGCCGAAACTCGTGCAGACGATCTTCGACGTGATCCGCGACATCAACGCGCGCGGCACGACGATCCTGCTGATCGAACAGAACGCTCGCCAGGCGCTGGCCGTCGCGACGCGCGGCTACGTCCTCGAAGTCGGCAAGATCGCGCACAGCGGCGGGTCGGCCGAACTCTCCGCGAGCGAAGCCGTCCGCGCGGCGTATCTGGGCGGCGCGGCGTAG